The DNA region GCAAAATTATAAAATATGGTTGATTACCTTGCATCAGCATACTGTAATAAACGCTATAAATTAAATTTATTTCAAAACCTATGCGCGTTCCATACCAAAAACTTGAAGCCGAATTTGAAAGGGTACTATTAAGTATTGATCTGCCGCTTGAAAAAGCCCGGCAATGCGCCGCCATTTTTGCCGCCAACAGCAGGGATGGTGTTTACAGTCATGGCCTTAACCGGTTTCCTGCTTTTGTACAAACTGTAAAGGAAGGCTTGTTTAAACCGGATGCGGAGGCTGTAATGGTAAACAATCTGGGTGCAATTGAGCAATGGAACGGTAATTTTGGTCTTGGTATGTTAAACGCAAACAAGTGCATGAGCCGGGCTATTGAACTGGCCGGTGAGTACGGCATCGGCTGTGTTGCTATCAAAAATACCAATCACTGGATGCGTGGCGGTACTTATGGCTTGCAGGCGGCTGATGCCGGATTTATAGGCATTTGTTTTACAAATACCATTGCTAACCTGCCGCCCTGGGGCGGGCTCGACCCGCGGCTTGGTAATAATCCCCTGGTTATTGCGGTGCCGCGTAAGGGCGGACATGTCTTATTGGACATGGCTATTTCGCAATATTCGGTAGGTAAGCTGATGGAGAGCAAATCGAAAAATAAACCTTTGCCATTGCCCGGCGGCTATGATCATGAAGGGAATTTAAGTACTGATGCCGATGCCATTTTGCAGTCAAAACGGATGTTGCCTATTGGTTTTTGGAAAGGGTCGGGTTTATCGCTGATGCTTGATCTGTTGGCTACACTACTAAGTGGTGGAGAATCTACCTCAAAAATCAGCGAACACGAAAAGGAGTGGGGCGTATCGCAAGTGTTTATCTGCCTGAAAACAGACACTGAGCAAAATGAGCGTTTGATAAATGAGATCCTGGACTACACCAAAAGCAGCAATCCTGTTGATGGCGAGCAGGTTTCTTATCCGGGCGAAAATATGCTTAAAACAAGAGAGCTGAATTTACGGGATGGGATACCTGTTAATGAGGAGATCTGGGAAAGGGTATTGAATATGTGAGCCGATGGATTGAC from Mucilaginibacter sp. SJ includes:
- the yiaK gene encoding 3-dehydro-L-gulonate 2-dehydrogenase, yielding MRVPYQKLEAEFERVLLSIDLPLEKARQCAAIFAANSRDGVYSHGLNRFPAFVQTVKEGLFKPDAEAVMVNNLGAIEQWNGNFGLGMLNANKCMSRAIELAGEYGIGCVAIKNTNHWMRGGTYGLQAADAGFIGICFTNTIANLPPWGGLDPRLGNNPLVIAVPRKGGHVLLDMAISQYSVGKLMESKSKNKPLPLPGGYDHEGNLSTDADAILQSKRMLPIGFWKGSGLSLMLDLLATLLSGGESTSKISEHEKEWGVSQVFICLKTDTEQNERLINEILDYTKSSNPVDGEQVSYPGENMLKTRELNLRDGIPVNEEIWERVLNM